The Cerasicoccus sp. TK19100 genome includes the window CCGATATGCTCAGCGACGATGAGATCGTGCGTATTATCGCTTCGGCAGCGCTGCGGCGGGCACGGCCTCAGGCTGCGATTGCGGTTTAGGCGGCGGCTACTCCAGCACGCTTTTGTGGAAGACGGTCCAGTCGTCGATGTTGTTGAGCACGGCGGCGGTGAGCATGCTTTTGTCGTCCTGAATGCCGGCTTCATCGAGGATCTGGGCGCGTGTCTCGGGGTCGTGCTGATAGGTCTCGATGATGCGGTTTAGCGTGGCAATCTTCATGGGGTCGAGCCCGTCGCCGTAATTTTTAATGATCCAAGCTTCGAGCTCGATGTAGGTGGGGCGGTCTTCGGCGATGTAGTGCTCAAACTCCTCCGCTGGCACGCCGAGGGTATCGAGGGTCATCCGGTCAAAGCCGGGGCCGATGCTGTGGTAGTCGTCCTGGAGTTTGTCCTGGGTGCGCAGGGACACCTTGAGCCAGAGGCGGGGCAGGTGTTTGACCCCCAGTGGGCCGCAGGCGGTAGATGGGATCAGGGGAACGTGCTTCATGGTAAGGAGCAGGATATTGGCATTCGCGCGGGCGTCAATCGCGGGTGATGGAATGTCGTAACGATCATTATTTTGTTACGGGCCGTCAGACTAAAAAACGGGTAGGGTAGGCGCGCGTCTCCTGCTAAGTGGCGATCTCGCGCCGCACTCGATGCTGAGGGCGTGCGCGGTTGGCTTCAGCCATCCGTATGTTGGCAATGAATTGCCATTCAGCCTGAAATACATGTCGGCCACTGAAGTGACTGACCCACGCCACGCCAATACCCCGGAGAATTCGACCCTGCATTGAACATTTCTTCGGCATTGCGGTCTGACTTCCAATCATCTACGGTAGAGAATAATGGTTGAACCCACTTTGTTTGATATGCTGTTCAGCAGCGCTTGGGGCGTCTTTTGGGTGCTCCTGCTGTTCAACGGTGCAATTGTCGTCCACGAATACGGCCACTACATCGCCGCGCGCTGGCGCGGGCTGAAGGTGGACCGCTTTTCCCTGTTTGGCCTCGGACGTAAGCTGATCAGCTGGAAGGGCCGCGACGGCGTGGAATATTGCATCTGCGCAATCCCCTTTGGTGCCTACGTGACACTGCCGCAGTTAGCCGAAATGCGCGGTATCGAGGGCGGTACCGAGGACGACGAACGCGACAAACTGCCCCCGATTTCTTACGCGGACAAAATGTATGTCGCCTTCGCGGGGCCGCTTTTCAATTTCATGTTGGCGATTCTCATCGCTCTGGTCGGCTGGTATACCGGCTATCCGAGTGACAAAGGCGCGGAGGGCCGCGAGATCGGCGTCGTGCTTGAGGAGCTGGATAACGGTGCCCCCGGGCCAGCTTACCAGGCAGGACTGCGCGCTGGAGACAGCATTATCGCCGTCGACGGTGAGCCGATTGAGTCCTTTATGGACGTGCCGGAAATGGTCGCCCTCGGCAAAGGCCGCGACAGCGAAGGCAACCCGCAAACGATTTTCACGATCGAGCGTGATGGCCAACAAAAGGATGTTTCGATCCAGCCGGAATTGGTACAGATCAACTCCGGCTCCAAGGACCTGATCCGCCAGATCGGGATTGGTTCAAGCGGCTCGTTGGAGGTCATTGGGCTTCAGGATAATTCTCCGGCGAAGGCAGCGGGACTCCAGTTGGGTGACACCGTCCTTTCAGCCGACGGTGAGAAGCTTTACAGCGTTGAACAGCTTTCCCAAATCCTGGGGAAGCGGCGGGGCGAAACGATCCCTGTGGTCGTGGATCGCGCCGGTCAGGAAGTTACTTTGAATATCGATGCCTTGCCAGTGCCGACTACGCGCCCGGTTGCGGTAGTCACGCTGCCTGGCGGAGAGGAGCCCGCCTTTGAAATTATCCCGCAATACCCGCTCGATACCAAGGAAGATCCTTCGCTGCCAGAGACGGCTTCGCTGCTGGCGGTCTTCACCATGGAGTCCGGAGAAAAGATGTTCCAGAGTGACGGCGATTGGACGATTGAGTCCGTCAATGGTCAGCAAGTTGGTTCGCTAGCGGCCTTACAACAGGCCTTTGCACAAGCGGCTGGTGGCGCGATTGCCTTGGAGCTAACCAACGGAAAAGGGCAAACGCGTAAACGCGAGCTGCCTGCGGAAACGACTTTCGCGATCACACCGCCCAACGAGCGTGTGATGCTCGGCTTTATCACTGCGCGGCAGATGGTGCTCATCCATCAGAATCCGCTGGTTCAGTTTCAAGAGCACATTGAGCGCACCTTCCGGACGCTTGGCAGCTTGCTCAGCCCGAAGTCAGACATCGGGGTGCGCCACCTTTCCGGCGTAGTCGGCATCACGACCAACCTTTACAAGATCGCCCAGTGGGACTGGCGTCGCGCCATCTGGTTCGCGGTGTTATTGAACATCAACCTCGCGATCTTGAATCTCTTGCCAATCCCCGTGCTCGACGGCGGCCATATGACCATTGCCACGATCCAAAAGCTCAGCGGCCACAAGTTGCCGGCTGGCTTCATCTTTGGTATGCAGTATGCGTTTATGTTCCTGCTGCTCGGCGTGATGTGCTACGTGATGTATTTCGATACGATGCGCGAAGTCGGCTACCACGAAGAGCGTCAGGCCTACGAGCGCACGCAGAGCAAGGAAATCCGCTGGGAGTTCCGGCCGGATCGGTATGAGAACTAGGCGGCCAAAGGCCGCCTAGGAAAAAGGAAAAAGATTAAAGGAAAAAGTTTCAGTTTGGTGGATTGGATAAAGAATTTCCAGATGCCAGCACCAACACTAGCTGCTTTGCCCGCATCCTACGCCCTGACCCTTTTTCCTTTAATCTTTTTCCTTTAATCTTCCGCGCCGCGACCCGGCGCGCGGCTACAGAATCTTCCCGGGCTGCAAATCCTTGGCCTTCGGGTAGCGCTCGCCCCAGCCGCGGGCCTGCTTCATGAAGGTCTCCACTTGCGGATGCGCGGCACCGGTGGCTTGTCCGGCAGTGGTCAGGATGTGCTTCAGGTATTCCGGGCTCAGGCCAAGGCGCTCGTCCTTGCCGAGGCGGTCGAACAGGTCATTTTCCGAAATGACGCAGCTACGCAAATCCTTGGCCGTGGCGACGGCGTGCTCCTTGATGACCTCGTGCGCGGTCTCGCGGCCCACACCGTTTTTCACGGCGGCCATGAGCACGGTAGTGGTCAGGAGGAAGGGCAGGTAGCGGCGGTTCTCTTGCTCGATCATCGCCGGGTTGGCACCCATGTTGTTGAGCACGGTGAGGAGCGTTTCAAAGAGGCCGTCGATCGCGAAAAACGCGTCGGGCAGCATCACGCGGCGGACGACGGAGCAGGAGACATCGCCCTCGTTCCACTGGTCACCGGCGAGCCCGGCAGCCATTTCCATATAGCCGCGAAGGATAACGTGGAAGCCGTTGATGCGCTCACAGGAGCGGCTGTTCATTTTGTGCGGCATCGCGGAGGAGCCGACCTGACCAGGCAGGAAGCCTTCGCCTGCGAGCTCGTGGCCCGCCATCAGACGGAGCGTCTTGGCAAAAGAAGACGGCCCGGCGCCGAGCTGGTAAAGCGCGCTGACGACCTCGAAGTCCATGCTGCGCGGGTAAACCTGGCCGACGTTACTCAGGCTTTGCGGAATGCCCAGGTGCTTGACGACTTCGTCTTCCAGACGTGAAACCTGGCTGGCGTTTTGCTCGAAGAGATTGAGCTGATCCAACTGCGTGCCAACGGCACCCTTGAGCCCGCGCGCGGCGTACTGGCGCATGGTCTGCTCGTGGTTTTCGATGGCGCGGAGCATATCCTCGCCAAACATGGCCAGGCGCTTGCCAAAGGTGGTGGTCTGCGCGGCGACGTTGTGCGTGCGGCCAGTGATCACGAGGCCCTTGTATTCCTCGGCGCGTTTGGCAAAGGCCAGCAGCGAGGCCGCTGCCTTGGTCGCGACGAGCTCCAGCGAACGCCAGACTTGCAGCTGTTCGACGTTTTCCGTGAGGTCACGGCTGGTCATGCCCTTGTGGATGTGCTCCCAGCCGGCGAGTTCGTTAAATTCCTCAATGCGCGCCTTCACGTCGTGCTTGGTGATGGCCTCGCGCTCGCGGATGGAGTCGAGGTTCACCTGGTCCTTGACTTTCTCGTAAGCTGCGATGGCTTCAGCGGGGATGCTCAGACCGAGGCCGCGCTGGGCCTTCATGACGGCGATCCAGAACTCACGCTCCAGGACAATGCGGCCCGTGGCGGACCAGATGTCCTGCATCGCTTGAGATGCATAACGATCAGCTAAAATATTCGGAATGGGTGCGCTCATTGGCCCCACGATTCACGCCTTGGCTGGATGAATCAAATTCTTTTCCGCGAACTAGCGTTTTTTACCGGTTTTTGTGCTGCGCAGACCCTATTTTGCTGTGGGGCCATTTAGGAAACCGATCGCAGCAGCACGTAATTTTGCTTTCTCAGGATGTTGCGATAAATGGGAAGGACGAGGTTCTTGGCGATGCGGGCCGGCTTGCCCCAGGCGAACCAGTATTTGTATTGTAGGCGCAGGGGCAGGGCGACTTCCTCCATGCCGGCCTGGGCGGCCATCACGGCGAAACTCTCACGGCGGTAGCAGTTAATGTGCTCCAGCGGAGCAACGGCGTTGAGCGAATTGCGGTGCTTCCGGGGTGCCTGCCAGTCCATGGTTTCAAGGCTACGGTCGATGCCTTCGGCGTCCGGCACGCTGATTTTAATCACCCCGCCGGGCTTGAGCGCCTTTTTGAGGTGGCGCAGCGTCTCAAGGGGCTCGGGGATGTGCTCAAAGACCTGTTCGGTGTTGATGAAGTCGAATTGCTGGCCCGGAATCTCGTTCCACGTGATGGTTTTCAGGCCGTTGGCGTGTGCGTGGTTGATGCGGGCTTCGGAGAGCTCGGCACCGGCGGTTTGGCAGCCAAAAGCCTTGGCCATGAGCAGCCATTGCCCCCAGCCCATGCCGAAGTCAAAAAACGCCAATTCCGCCGGCTTGCGCCCAAAGTAGGCGATGAGCTGCAGCATCTCCTGCGCGTGGTGCGCGTAGAGATCGAGGTTATCCTGCTGACGGTGGCGCTCCCGGGCCTTCTCCGGGTCGATCCATTGCTCATACAGGCGCACCATGAGCGCGTCATTGGGGATGTTCTGCTGAAAAAGCCCCCGGCATTGCGCGCATTCGCACAGGCGATATTCGGCACCTTGCATGATGTCGAACTCGACGCCGCCGATCTCGTCGTAGAGCTTAAAATAGTCACGTAGCGGCGGCTGATCAAAAGGTGCTGCATGCACCAGGCGAAACTGACTGCCATGGCAGATCGGGCATTTTTCGCGCTGGTCGAACCAGCTGTCAGTCGCGTGCATGGATCGGAACGCTAACGATGGCTGCGGTTAAATCAAGCCCGTCGCAAGCGGTTCTGTCAGGATTCCGCTAAGCGCCTAGAGCACTTTCACTTTAAATAGTCCGCTCAGGTGGGAGCGAAAATGAATGCAGCGCAAGGCGGAGCCGATTGAGCGGGCTGGCCTGGCCTGAGCCTGTGGGAAGCCCGTGATTGAGGCTCCAACGCCGCGACCTTTCATTTGCGCCCGAAGCTTGTAACCGTGTGCTTTTGTGCGCCAGCAGCGTTACTCGTCGCTCACGGGCTTCCAGCCCGCTTTGCTCCTCGTGCCTTGCTGGACACGCAAAATCACAGCGGCCTGAACAGACTATTTAAAGTGAAAGTGCTCTAGCAGAGCGAGGGCAGCGTGTCGGGGTCGTCGACATCCCAGTCGCCATTGGCGATGATGACGCCCTGGTAGCCGTTGATGCGCTCCAATTCCATCATGTAGGTCCAGGCGGTGCCGGCGGAGGTGCCATCTTCCAAATACACGCTGACTTCGACGCGCTCGTATTCGTTTTCAGATGGGCAGCGGCCAGGCTCGTAGTCCTCCAAGGTGTCGAAGCCGCGCAAAACGGCCTCGTCATGCAGAGTCAACAAATAGCCGTGAGCCCAGCCGTCTCCCGCCGCCATGGCGGGATAGCCAACCGGCAGCGCATAGAGGTTTCCTTTCACTTTTGCTTTTACCGCATTGGAGACCCGGCCTTCGCAAAAGCGGTGCCAGTAGTATCCGCCCGGCTTGAGGGTGCCGTAAACAAAGACTCTTGGTTGTATTTTAGAACTCATCCCCTGCAAACGCATGTCTATATGAATAGGCTATATAGCCTAGTTAGTCAATTCATAGTTTCTTTATAAACAACACCTGAATTTCCCTACATGATACCTTGGATTTTTAATTTTCGCTATTACTTATTTTCGGCCTCTTTATAATCGGTAGTTTCAGCATGGAGCAGGACCAGGCGCTGCATGGATCGCTCTTTTGATTGGCCCAATCCGAGTGGCATGATCGGGATAAATGCTTGGCGTGGCTGGCTTTCCTCTTGGTTAAAGGTGAACATCAATGCGCCACCATCGGGGATCATGCTCGTCGCGAATACCCTTCCTTGCCCGGTTTCATTTTCTCCGGCCAACGAGGGCGATGTATGGGCTAATTTAAGCTCAATTTCGTTACCCATAAGGCGGGGGATAACACTCATTTGCGTGACCGCTGGCGGGCGTGGGCGGTTAGGGTCGAAATAGGCGGGCTGTGACTGCAATGCAATGCGGGCGGGGAGGTTATTTTTTGTGATCACGCTTTGCTGGCCGGTAAGTTCGGCCTGACTGCTGCCAACGAGCAGGGGCAGCAGGCGGTCGTAGTCGTTGGGGCTGAGGCCGTTACGCCCTGCAATGCCGAGCTTGACCAGGAATGCCGTCTCCACGTCGACCGTGGTCACTTCGACGGTGATGTTGGGCTCGGCGCGGTCGAGCTGGTTGATGATCGTGTGTAAATTCTCCTTCAGCTCGGCCGGGTAGGAGACGATGAGGCTGTTCGTGCGGGTGTCGGCGGTGACCCGGGCATCCGGTCCGAGCGCGCTGGCAATCACGGGTACCAAGGACTCGGCGTCGCGGTTTTGCAGCTCAAATACCTCCATTTTCTGGATGCCAAAAAGCTGACTGGTCAGGAAGAGGACCAGCAAAATGAGGGATATACGACGCACAGGCTTGGTTGTAGCAAGAAATGTGAGAATAGCGAGGTTCAGTTATTCACATTGGCTAGGCCGAATTGCCTGAAGCAATGTCTTCTACTATTTGTAGATTCGCAAACGGACTTCATCGTTCAGTCGCTTGGCCGGCCTGCTCTGAACTGTAGGGCTCGCGCTTGCGCGATGCCGCATCCTGCTGGCGTAGGGGCAGTGGCGGCGTCGCGCAAGCGCGAGCCCTACATTCCGAAGTGGTTCTCCATTCAGAAGCAATCGCGGCGTAAAGCCGCTTCTACTGGGCGAGCAAAAATGTGGGAGCGGCTTTATGCCGCGATGCCTACAGCCCAATCTTGACCCGACCACGATAAGCCTTCATCCTGCGCGGTTTTCTCGATTCTAATGAACCGCGTGCACATCAAAACCTACGGGTGCCAAATGAACGAGCGTGACTCCGATGCCGTCGCGGCAATGTTGCGTGGGCGCGGTTATAGCATCGTGGCGGACGAGGCCGACGCCGACATCGTCCTGCTCAACACCTGCTCTGTGCGCGAGCTCGCCGAGCAAAAGGCCCTCGGCAAGGCCGGCCACCTGCGCAAGCGCCGCAAGAAGAACCCGAATTTCATGATCGGCATCATGGGCTGCATGGCCCAAAACCGCGGCGAGAACGTCCTCGACCGCCTGCCGGATCTCGACCTGCTCGTGGGCACGCAAAAGTTCCACGCCGTCCCCGACCACCTCGATGCGCTCATTGCGACGCGCCAGGGGCAGGGGCCGCGCCCGAGCACCATTATCGACCTCGACGCCGAGGAGGGCAGTCAAAACACTATTCGCACCCACAGCAGCGAGCGCCAGGTCAGCGCCTTCGTGAGCATCATGCAGGGCTGCAACATGAAGTGTAGCTACTGCATCGTCCCGAAAACCCGCGGCGAAGAGCGCGCCCGCCCGATGGACCACATCGTCGCCGAGATCGAAGAGCTCGCCGCCAACGGCACGAAGGAGGTCACCTTGCTCGGCCAGATCGTCAACCAATACGGCGTGCGCGAGTTCCCCTTTGTCGACGGCAAGAGCCCGTTCGTCCAGCTGCTGGAGCGCGTCAACGCGATAGACGGCATTGAGCGCATTCGCTTCACCAGCCCGCACCCGGTCGGCTTCCGCGAAGACCTGATCAACTGCTACGGCCGCCTGGAAAAGCTCTGCGAATACATCCACTTCCCGCTGCAAAGCGGCAGCGACGGCATCCTCAAAGCGATGCGCCGCCCCTACACCGTGGAGCGCTTCAAGCGCATCATCACCGCACTGCGCGAACGCTGCCCGGACATGTGCATTTCCACAGACGTCATCGTCGGCTTCCCCGGCGAGACGGAGGAAGACTTCGCGCTCACACGCCAGGCCTTTGCGGACATCCGCTTCGACATGGCCTACATCTTCAAATACAGCGTCCGCCCCGGCACCACCGCCGAGCCGCTGGGCGACCCGATCAGCGAAGAGGTCAAGGCTGAGCGCAACCAGCTCCTGCTCGATCAACTCGGCGAATACTCCCTGGCGCGCAACGAATCGATGATCGGCACGGTGCAGGAAATCCTGATCGAAGGCCCGGCCAAGCGCGGCGAAAACATGTTCGTCGGCCGCAACCGCGGCTACCGCAAAATCATCGTCCCCGCGAGCGAGCGCCTCGTCGGCGAGCTGGTCAAAGTCAAGGTCACCGAAGCCAGCGCCACGACCGTCATCGGCGAGCTGTTGCTGGAAGGCGTGGAAGCGGGCGTGTAGTTTGGCGCGCCTAGTAGTGGTAGCGTAGCTGAGCGATTTCTATCTGGTCTTCGGTGATGCGGTAAACAATCCGGTGCTCCTCGTTTATCCGCCTCGACCACCAGCCGGAGAGCGAATGCCTTAAGGGCTCTGGTTTGCCGAGCCCCTCGTTGCCGTTGCGGTCAATGTCCCGGATTAGCTCATTAATCTTTTTGAGGATCCGCTTATCCGTTTTCTGCCAGTATAAATAATCCTCCCATGCCCGATCGGAGAAGACCTTCTTCACTCGGATAACTCTCTCTCTTGGCCTTGGCCGCTGTTTAATTGCTCAATCGAATCCAGCAGCCGCTTGGCATTCTTCGGGCTGCGGAGCAGGTAAGTGGTTTCCGCCATCGACTCGTAGTCTTCCAAAGACATCATGACGACAGCGTCGGTATTCTTTCGGGTAATAATGACCGGGTCGTGATCCGCGCACACACGCTTGATCGTCTCGGCAAGATTCTCTCGAGCGTGGGAATAGGTAATCGCGTTCATAGTTGTCCAATATGTTGGACGGGTTGCTATTGTCAAATTTTTCCTGTGGAGTAGGAGGGCATGTGAGGAGCGCTAACCGGAGTTGTATCGACAGCGTTGTTCGACCTCTATGTGTTATTTTCATAGAATCGTTTTTGAGAAGCGGATAAGCACTTCCAGATTGCCCTGACTTGAAAGTCCTTCAGAGTGAGCAGCTGATTTTTTTCTCTATTTCTTCGAATCGTAAGCTTAAAGTCTGTTGGTTTGTGCTCCACTCCAAACTTTTCGAGCCGCCAAAGAAGTACTGCCAACTGCTTAGGGGTGAAGGCTTTTCTTTCTCCATAGTAAGATATGAAAGAGTCGATTTCAAAATCCTGATCTAGTGATCCGAGTCTCACAAGTGACGTAAACATCCTTTTCTCTTTGGCGTTTGTGATTAGTTTCCGACGGTCTCGTTGGACAGTTTTTTTCGTGGTTTCCGAGTCTAGCTGGTGACCCTCTTCGTCAACTGCACGAATGTCGAATCGCGTAATGCATTCTGATCCGATTAACAAATCTTTTTGGGTGAAACTGTTTTCTATGGTGAATTGAAATCTAATGTCTTTATGTCCGCAAAGTTCGCAATCGGCTGATGGATACTCGAGGTCGTAGGTATCTCCTGTATAGAACCATTCGGAAAGTGCAGCTCTAATGTCGCTTTTTTCTCTGCTTCTCGGAAAAATCGATGCCTTTACTCGTTGTAGCCAGTTTTCCATTTTATTCCATCTAATGCAAAGGTTGGGGCGCGCCTTAGCTCGTTCCTTGGATCATAATATTCTACTTCTTAGGTGGAGGCAAAAGCTTAGGTAGATATTCCAATGCCTTGGAGTCTTTACCGCTAAAATAAACCTGGGCCTTCTCTCTTAACCAAACTTGGTCAACATACTCTATAAACAATGGAAGCATATCGTTTGGATACTGGTAAGCATCTATATCAAATCCTTCTGGTATCCTATGTTTATATTTTTTCCTGAGACCAACCAAGTCAGGATGATTTTCTTTTAGCCATTTAGAAAATAATTGACCAACACTATTATCAGGTCTCATCTCTTTTCCATGGGAACCCCTGTCTGGTAAAGTGTATCCAATTTGTTCAAAACGGCCATATAGTCTGACAAACAATTCACTGATGACAGAGAAATAGCCGCGATCAGTCCTATCCCAATTATCGTTAAATCTTCTAACGAAAGCTGGTAGTCCGACAGCTCCAGTAGAGTACGATCCAGTCTTTCGTATAGACGGGAGAACCTCTGCTGTGACCCATTTTCTAAAACGCTTAGCCTCCGGCTTGCGACTCTGGAATATCAGATTATACATTCCAGATTCCGAAACGATAGACTGCCTTTGCTCTCTGCCGATGGCGTCGGTAACACCGACGGCATCCTTTTCGTCATCGTCTAAACGCCCCAGTGCATCACGCGAGTTAGCAATGCCGATGGCGTCACACAGGTCTTTGGCCACGAACCATGCTTCACCGTCGATATTGATCGAGCGGACTCGATTGTGGTTTTCGTCTTCGAATATTTGGAGAACTTGTTGCATGGTATAATATTTGTAGAAAAGTGTTATTGATTACGCCTAAAAACATACGGACGGGCGACTAGGAGAGCATGGAGCATAGCTTAAAATGGGTGGATATCTCTTGTTCGTCAAGGATTGAAGATGTTTGAAGTTAATTACCAATATTTTTGAATGTGGGCCCAGATTGTATGTCTTCTGCTTCAAGTATGGGGCCATGAATTGCCGCTATGCGGCGTTTCATTTGTTGATTCGTCTCCCAACATTGCAACCAACACACGCCCATCTCTCACACCAACATAGGCACCTATGTCAGAGTAACCCCAGTGCTTGTACCTGCCGAAGCGTCGGCGACGCTCCGGGGAAGTGTCGGCGATACTTCGAGCTACCGTCGGCGACGCTGGGTCGCGCAGTCGGCGATACTTAATCGGCCCTGTGGGCTGCTGATCGCGCGACTTTTCATACTGAAATCATGCCCGAATGCCCGCGTGAAGGCAAGGCTAGAGCGTGTGTCCCGGAAAGGTTTTCGGGGCGATGGTGGTGTTAATTTTTCGCGTCGGCTTGTTTGGCGGCGTCGGGGTGGAGGGCGTGGACGCCGGTGCCGACGATGTAGCGCTTGCCGCGGTAGCTGGCGATTTGGGCGAACCACCACTTGGGGATGCGGTCGCTGGCCCTGTCCGAGGGCCAAACGGCGAAGGTCCAGAAGCCCTTGGGGTGATCCAAGGCGCCGGAGATCAGCCCATAGACAAAGGCTTCCTGATCCTGGGTGAATTTGCGGTTCACGGAGTCTTCGTAAATCGGGTCGAAGAGCAGTGTGCCGTCCTCGCCGATCACGAAGATGTGCGATTTCTGATAGTCAAACAACCACTCGCCCTTGTCGAGGGAGTCGAACGCTTTCTCGCCTTGGAGCTCAATCAGGGCGACGGCGTCTTTGACGATGTTGTGGACCATGAGGCGCTCCATCTGCCAGTTGTTCTGGGCGGCGCACAGGACGTAGTCCGGCTCGTTGTGCTCGGGCAGGGTGAGAATGTAAAAGTCGCCGTAGCCGAGGTCGTAGGGGTCGTGCTCGATGTGGATATTGCGCACGTAGGTCTTGGTGCTGGCATCGATGGTCTTAATGATCGACGAATGGGCAAAGGGCTTGGCGTTGATTTCTTCCGCCTTGAGCAGGAGGCCGTCGTCCTCGTCGGTGCTCGGGTAGGCGAGGAGTTCGCCGGTCTTCGCATCCAGCAAATACAGGCCAAAGCTGCGGCGATTCCATTTGCCGTTCTTGGTGTCCTGAAACTGCGCAATGGCGGCCTGCGGGTCTTTGCGAACCATCTCGGAGGCCTCCTTGAGGCTGTAAAGGATCTGCGCGGCCGTCATCCTGTTATCCGAATAGGCATCCGAATCCATGAAGATCTGGCTGATCTGGGCCTGAGCGGTCAGCGCAAGGAGCGTAAGCGTGGTGAGCAATAACTGGCGGTGCATGCCTCTATGGTTCAGAGAAAAATCCCCCAGAGACAACCAATCCTTTGTTACATTTCATTGACCGATAGCCCTGCCGGGAGCTCCGCA containing:
- a CDS encoding BRO-N domain-containing protein; the protein is MQQVLQIFEDENHNRVRSINIDGEAWFVAKDLCDAIGIANSRDALGRLDDDEKDAVGVTDAIGREQRQSIVSESGMYNLIFQSRKPEAKRFRKWVTAEVLPSIRKTGSYSTGAVGLPAFVRRFNDNWDRTDRGYFSVISELFVRLYGRFEQIGYTLPDRGSHGKEMRPDNSVGQLFSKWLKENHPDLVGLRKKYKHRIPEGFDIDAYQYPNDMLPLFIEYVDQVWLREKAQVYFSGKDSKALEYLPKLLPPPKK
- a CDS encoding M50 family metallopeptidase; the protein is MLFSSAWGVFWVLLLFNGAIVVHEYGHYIAARWRGLKVDRFSLFGLGRKLISWKGRDGVEYCICAIPFGAYVTLPQLAEMRGIEGGTEDDERDKLPPISYADKMYVAFAGPLFNFMLAILIALVGWYTGYPSDKGAEGREIGVVLEELDNGAPGPAYQAGLRAGDSIIAVDGEPIESFMDVPEMVALGKGRDSEGNPQTIFTIERDGQQKDVSIQPELVQINSGSKDLIRQIGIGSSGSLEVIGLQDNSPAKAAGLQLGDTVLSADGEKLYSVEQLSQILGKRRGETIPVVVDRAGQEVTLNIDALPVPTTRPVAVVTLPGGEEPAFEIIPQYPLDTKEDPSLPETASLLAVFTMESGEKMFQSDGDWTIESVNGQQVGSLAALQQAFAQAAGGAIALELTNGKGQTRKRELPAETTFAITPPNERVMLGFITARQMVLIHQNPLVQFQEHIERTFRTLGSLLSPKSDIGVRHLSGVVGITTNLYKIAQWDWRRAIWFAVLLNINLAILNLLPIPVLDGGHMTIATIQKLSGHKLPAGFIFGMQYAFMFLLLGVMCYVMYFDTMREVGYHEERQAYERTQSKEIRWEFRPDRYEN
- a CDS encoding type II toxin-antitoxin system Phd/YefM family antitoxin, with translation MNAITYSHARENLAETIKRVCADHDPVIITRKNTDAVVMMSLEDYESMAETTYLLRSPKNAKRLLDSIEQLNSGQGQERELSE
- the purB gene encoding adenylosuccinate lyase, which encodes MSAPIPNILADRYASQAMQDIWSATGRIVLEREFWIAVMKAQRGLGLSIPAEAIAAYEKVKDQVNLDSIREREAITKHDVKARIEEFNELAGWEHIHKGMTSRDLTENVEQLQVWRSLELVATKAAASLLAFAKRAEEYKGLVITGRTHNVAAQTTTFGKRLAMFGEDMLRAIENHEQTMRQYAARGLKGAVGTQLDQLNLFEQNASQVSRLEDEVVKHLGIPQSLSNVGQVYPRSMDFEVVSALYQLGAGPSSFAKTLRLMAGHELAGEGFLPGQVGSSAMPHKMNSRSCERINGFHVILRGYMEMAAGLAGDQWNEGDVSCSVVRRVMLPDAFFAIDGLFETLLTVLNNMGANPAMIEQENRRYLPFLLTTTVLMAAVKNGVGRETAHEVIKEHAVATAKDLRSCVISENDLFDRLGKDERLGLSPEYLKHILTTAGQATGAAHPQVETFMKQARGWGERYPKAKDLQPGKIL
- a CDS encoding secretin N-terminal domain-containing protein, with protein sequence MRRISLILLVLFLTSQLFGIQKMEVFELQNRDAESLVPVIASALGPDARVTADTRTNSLIVSYPAELKENLHTIINQLDRAEPNITVEVTTVDVETAFLVKLGIAGRNGLSPNDYDRLLPLLVGSSQAELTGQQSVITKNNLPARIALQSQPAYFDPNRPRPPAVTQMSVIPRLMGNEIELKLAHTSPSLAGENETGQGRVFATSMIPDGGALMFTFNQEESQPRQAFIPIMPLGLGQSKERSMQRLVLLHAETTDYKEAENK
- a CDS encoding Txe/YoeB family addiction module toxin — its product is MKKVFSDRAWEDYLYWQKTDKRILKKINELIRDIDRNGNEGLGKPEPLRHSLSGWWSRRINEEHRIVYRITEDQIEIAQLRYHY
- a CDS encoding class I SAM-dependent methyltransferase yields the protein MHATDSWFDQREKCPICHGSQFRLVHAAPFDQPPLRDYFKLYDEIGGVEFDIMQGAEYRLCECAQCRGLFQQNIPNDALMVRLYEQWIDPEKARERHRQQDNLDLYAHHAQEMLQLIAYFGRKPAELAFFDFGMGWGQWLLMAKAFGCQTAGAELSEARINHAHANGLKTITWNEIPGQQFDFINTEQVFEHIPEPLETLRHLKKALKPGGVIKISVPDAEGIDRSLETMDWQAPRKHRNSLNAVAPLEHINCYRRESFAVMAAQAGMEEVALPLRLQYKYWFAWGKPARIAKNLVLPIYRNILRKQNYVLLRSVS
- the miaB gene encoding tRNA (N6-isopentenyl adenosine(37)-C2)-methylthiotransferase MiaB, translated to MNRVHIKTYGCQMNERDSDAVAAMLRGRGYSIVADEADADIVLLNTCSVRELAEQKALGKAGHLRKRRKKNPNFMIGIMGCMAQNRGENVLDRLPDLDLLVGTQKFHAVPDHLDALIATRQGQGPRPSTIIDLDAEEGSQNTIRTHSSERQVSAFVSIMQGCNMKCSYCIVPKTRGEERARPMDHIVAEIEELAANGTKEVTLLGQIVNQYGVREFPFVDGKSPFVQLLERVNAIDGIERIRFTSPHPVGFREDLINCYGRLEKLCEYIHFPLQSGSDGILKAMRRPYTVERFKRIITALRERCPDMCISTDVIVGFPGETEEDFALTRQAFADIRFDMAYIFKYSVRPGTTAEPLGDPISEEVKAERNQLLLDQLGEYSLARNESMIGTVQEILIEGPAKRGENMFVGRNRGYRKIIVPASERLVGELVKVKVTEASATTVIGELLLEGVEAGV
- a CDS encoding gamma-glutamylcyclotransferase family protein; translation: MSSKIQPRVFVYGTLKPGGYYWHRFCEGRVSNAVKAKVKGNLYALPVGYPAMAAGDGWAHGYLLTLHDEAVLRGFDTLEDYEPGRCPSENEYERVEVSVYLEDGTSAGTAWTYMMELERINGYQGVIIANGDWDVDDPDTLPSLC